GGATTTCAGTGAACGTCATCGGGGTCATGGACAATGATGTGATAGATGATAAAGGGATGCAGGAAATTGAAGGGATCGCCCTTTCCGGAGGTGGAGTGAGTCAAATTGTGTACGCGCAGCAGCTTTCCCAAACCGTCCAGATGGTCACGAGGAAAGCAATGACACAAACGCTGCAGGGTGTCGTGAATAAAGAACTGAAGCAAATCCTTGGGAAATCTGCTTCCATGGAAGAGCTGCCTCCCGAACAACGGGGTGAAGTCATGGAGGTCGTAGATGAGCTTGGAGAGTCGGTGGACATGGAAGTGTTGATTCTTGTCGATACGTCTGCAAGCATGAAACATAAACTTCCTACCGTCAAAGAAGCCTTATTGGACCTGTCTTTAAGCTTGAACGCCAGGATGGGGGATAATAAATTCTCGGTCTTCGTATTTCCCGGGAAACGTCAAGATGTCGAAAAATTGCTGGATTGGACACCTAGACTTGAAACATTGACAAGTATTTTCTCTAAATTGTCTCCAGGTGGAATTACGCCGACAGGCCCGGCGATCTCAGAAGCAATGACACACTTTAAGAAAAAACGTTCATTAAGGGGATTGCTCTCTCGTGGCGATGATGAACAATACTTCGAAGAAACCATTTAGTTTCCCACCTGGAACAGTAATCAGGGGCAAGTGGTATAAGCAT
The nucleotide sequence above comes from Bacillus sp. KH172YL63. Encoded proteins:
- a CDS encoding VWA domain-containing protein; translated protein: MNEEGSLMKPGTLRQILLITDGCSNQGEDPIAMAALAKEQGISVNVIGVMDNDVIDDKGMQEIEGIALSGGGVSQIVYAQQLSQTVQMVTRKAMTQTLQGVVNKELKQILGKSASMEELPPEQRGEVMEVVDELGESVDMEVLILVDTSASMKHKLPTVKEALLDLSLSLNARMGDNKFSVFVFPGKRQDVEKLLDWTPRLETLTSIFSKLSPGGITPTGPAISEAMTHFKKKRSLRGLLSRGDDEQYFEETI